DNA from Rosa rugosa chromosome 6, drRosRugo1.1, whole genome shotgun sequence:
AAATCAAATACCATTCAGTATAGGACATAATAAAGGATCTGAATCCTAACAGAATTGTACCCGAATGACACAGGTAGacaatttcagaaattaagTACCTAAAGCTGAACATGTATATGGCAATAAAATGCTCCAAACAAATCGAACAGATTCATACTACATAATAGTAATCCAAATTGACTCATTCCCTCGTAGTTTCTTTACACCAGATTCTAAGAAAAGATGACAATACGTCTGCTTATAAGTTATTACAGAACACATGCCAGAAACGATAGAGAGAGTGATTGATATTTAATAGCTATTTCATCTTACAATTATACAAGAAAAATACAAACAACAATATATGGAGAGTAGCAACAGACTGTATAAAACACCACATACCCATATGGACATCGAACAGAACGGATCTGGCCTGTCATTCAGCAACCTTCATACCAGAGAGATAAACTCGACTTTGAATCACACTGCCTCCAACCCAAAAACCAGGCATCACCATGAGACCAACCTTAGGCTTTTGATCACCTTCATCCATTATCAAATTCTTCACCACACTTTCCATGTAAACCTCTGAAAACTCACTCCCCCTCTTAACCTGGAAGATCTCAACATGAGGATCAAACGAAAAGGCCAACCTGTGCAAAAGCCATATTGACTTGGCCAGTTTTAAGAAAGCCTGGTAAAACGGAGTCCTTGGATGACCACCACCCATTATATAATTTCGTTGATCTAAATTCCCAAAAAATGAAGTCTCCATTTTCGGGTGAACCACTACTAGGTACTTGCTCCTGCAAAATCTCCCAAAAATAGAATCTGGAGTTTGGCCAAGCATGTCCAATGGATCCATGTCCCGCAGAGTGAGAAATTGGTGGAAGAAGCTCTCCTTATTTACTGTTAGATTGTCTGATTTGATGGAGAAGCTTTCCTGCTGGAAGCCACTGAACATTCTTTGGCATATATGAGACTCAAATGCATACTTCTTGTGAGGTCTCTTTGCATAAACAACGGTCGGTTCAATTGAGTTGGCAGCTGCATCAAGGTCCCACCCAGCTGCTTTCATCATGTTGATCAATGGTTTGGCAAAGTCATGAATAGCTTTATATGCAGCTTCAACAACCGATGTGAAGAGATCAGGGGTTAAATCCACAGGAGAAAATCCATTTTCACCGGCAGAAGCTTCTGATTCTTTTGTAGACAAGCCCCTAAGCTTTAGGTTCTTTTCCAACTTAGCTTGCTTCTGTTTTGCCTCCTCAATATGCTGCTGAAGCTGCATGATTTCAGAATCTTTATTCTGGATCTCAGACTGGAACTTTTTAACCATAACCCCATAGGTTTTCAGCAGAATTTGTTGTTCTTGTATTTCTGCAGCTAAGCGGGAATCCTGTGGAGAAACACATACTGGGCTGGGATTGTTCTCCCTGTAGAAGTGCTTAAGTTCAGAGAGGTTTTTCAGCTCAGAAATAACAAGTTTATCAGCAGCTTGAATTTTGTCAGGGTCATAGGGAGTATGAGCAGCTTGGAGCTGGATGTAAGCTGATTTCAGGGACGAGATGTTTGTAAAAACCTTAGATATCAGGGCTTCCACAGCTTCTGGATTCTGATTCATTGACTCTTCCATCGGTTGTGGGTGAACCTTCTGGCTATTGCTCTCACGGAGTTGTGTATCTCGCGCTCCAGTGGGTAGCATAGCTACTTCCAAAAGGAGTGGTTAAAGTGAAATCCTTCAGAAAAACCTCTAACACTAGCAGACCTGCAACATTAACACAAGTGTTTTCACTTATCTTGAAACCAGGTCGTAATACAGAAATAATGTGGTTATCAAGAACATTACAGCAATTCTCTGTGCAATGCATCTTTATATAAACAGCTTTATACATAAGAAGACTATGGCTAAATAAGAATGTACGTCGCCAGGTTTTCCAACAATGTTCAGATGATGCCTAAATGCAGACAGCCTATCTGATGAATATCTTCATGTCTTAGTGGTTCTCTGGTCACTCAATAGAATGTTCAAGACTTCCAGAACATGACCAATCTTCTACCCTAACCAAGAAATACATCATAAACCTATTCTAACATTCCCCATGTTCTTATCTGTCTGTGAGAAAACTCTAGAATCAGTACAAATTTGAAGACGAACAATTTATTTCCCAGATGAGAAAACTTCAAATGAAGCATTGGCATGTATCAGGTAGTTTCAAAAAACAAACACTACTCAGAGAGGAAACTAGATGGAATCTGCACCCAGCAGAAGTACTCTTGTTACTTAGCAAGCATGACTCCAACAAACTCAATGATTAATCAATTTGCTTTTCCTTTAAAGAAACTGACAGGGCTATGAATATGGGGAAGTTGATTTAGGTCGAAACATGACATTCTGTACAACCAATTATACTATCCTCATCCACAATTCCACACATATTAAACTTAGTTCAAACTCAGTGAGAATAACATCGTATAACTAAGATACATGAACTAAATAAACATTCAAATA
Protein-coding regions in this window:
- the LOC133714362 gene encoding protein GRAVITROPIC IN THE LIGHT 1, yielding MLPTGARDTQLRESNSQKVHPQPMEESMNQNPEAVEALISKVFTNISSLKSAYIQLQAAHTPYDPDKIQAADKLVISELKNLSELKHFYRENNPSPVCVSPQDSRLAAEIQEQQILLKTYGVMVKKFQSEIQNKDSEIMQLQQHIEEAKQKQAKLEKNLKLRGLSTKESEASAGENGFSPVDLTPDLFTSVVEAAYKAIHDFAKPLINMMKAAGWDLDAAANSIEPTVVYAKRPHKKYAFESHICQRMFSGFQQESFSIKSDNLTVNKESFFHQFLTLRDMDPLDMLGQTPDSIFGRFCRSKYLVVVHPKMETSFFGNLDQRNYIMGGGHPRTPFYQAFLKLAKSIWLLHRLAFSFDPHVEIFQVKRGSEFSEVYMESVVKNLIMDEGDQKPKVGLMVMPGFWVGGSVIQSRVYLSGMKVAE